The following are encoded in a window of Candidatus Methylomirabilota bacterium genomic DNA:
- the amrB gene encoding AmmeMemoRadiSam system protein B: MAPAERPRLRALEAFPIQQDGQRAVGLRDPARFTDQVAVLPAPLLDIVSLFDGEHSLDEIRDIVNGRHGLALTRAEIGAVAERLDEGGFLDSPRFAARRERIEAEYAASPARPAAHAGGAYAREPEALRAQIDAFFRSPIGPGMEAEVGSGFDLRGLLAPHIDFHRGGPTYAWAYRELLRRSDADCFVILGTCHAGMSDPFAATLKAYDTPLGSAPVDHDVLDALGRRYGHDLFGSEGAHRVEHSIEFQAVMLRWALGDRRPFTVVPLLASFLHEAVWTGAAPEADSRVPRFVDALAATIAASDRRVCVIGGVDLAHVGPQFGDPEPNTPAVLRKVERDDRAMLDAIVAGDSAAFYDAVARDGDARRICGLSPIYAFLRALPGARGELLRYSQWPDPQGTVSFCAAAFS, encoded by the coding sequence GTGGCGCCCGCCGAGCGGCCTCGCCTCCGCGCGCTCGAAGCGTTTCCGATCCAGCAGGACGGGCAGCGCGCGGTGGGGCTGCGCGATCCGGCGCGGTTCACGGATCAGGTGGCGGTGCTGCCCGCGCCGCTGCTCGACATCGTCTCCCTCTTCGACGGTGAGCACTCGCTGGACGAGATCCGCGACATCGTGAACGGCCGCCACGGCCTCGCCCTCACGCGGGCCGAGATCGGCGCCGTGGCGGAGCGCCTCGACGAGGGTGGCTTCCTCGACTCGCCGCGCTTTGCCGCCCGGCGCGAGCGCATCGAGGCTGAGTATGCGGCCAGTCCCGCGCGCCCCGCCGCTCATGCGGGCGGCGCCTATGCGCGGGAGCCCGAAGCCCTACGCGCCCAGATCGACGCGTTCTTCCGCTCTCCGATCGGGCCGGGGATGGAGGCGGAGGTTGGTTCTGGATTTGACCTGCGGGGGCTGTTGGCGCCGCATATTGACTTCCACCGCGGCGGGCCGACCTACGCGTGGGCGTATCGCGAGCTCCTGCGCCGCTCCGACGCCGACTGCTTCGTGATCCTGGGTACCTGCCACGCCGGGATGTCCGACCCCTTCGCCGCGACCCTGAAGGCCTACGACACCCCGCTGGGCTCGGCGCCGGTGGACCACGACGTGCTGGATGCGCTCGGACGCCGCTACGGTCACGATCTCTTCGGCTCCGAGGGCGCGCATCGCGTGGAGCACTCGATCGAGTTCCAGGCCGTGATGCTGCGGTGGGCGCTCGGCGACCGGCGGCCGTTCACGGTGGTGCCCCTGCTGGCGTCCTTTCTTCACGAGGCGGTATGGACGGGCGCGGCCCCCGAGGCCGATTCGCGCGTGCCCCGCTTCGTCGACGCGCTCGCCGCGACCATCGCCGCCTCGGACCGCCGCGTGTGCGTGATCGGCGGCGTGGATCTTGCCCACGTGGGCCCGCAGTTCGGCGATCCCGAGCCGAATACACCAGCCGTTCTTCGCAAGGTCGAGCGCGACGACCGCGCGATGCTCGACGCAATCGTTGCGGGCGACAGCGCTGCGTTCTACGACGCGGTCGCGCGCGATGGTGACGCTCGCCGCATCTGCGGCCTTTCCCCGATCTACGCGTTCCTCCGCGCCCTGCCGGGCGCCCGCGGCGAGCTGCTGCGCTACAGCCAGTGGCCCGATCCGCAGGGGACGGTCAGCTTCTGCGCGGCCGCCTTCTCGTGA
- a CDS encoding M20 family metallopeptidase — MTALKQILAKIDGDEVVELTRDLVRIPSVYRSDDPDATEARVAAHVEAWMRREGFTVEVQPVAPGRPNVIGTLGEKRPGQRSLLLEGHTDVVTEGDPKAWTWPPFGADLANGRIYGRGAADMKGGLAAAMVAAAAFRRAGVEPPGKLVVGALVDEEDRMLGARHLVTTAVGRELDAAIICEPEQNELCLVQRGVVWARFRAHGKMAHGAMPEAGLNPITALGAVIDAVPAVERRIRRRCEKSAYLRPPTVTPTIIQGPPKGIGVPQSNVIPAFGEMTLDVRVTPGIGAEELQAEMEGLCRVAEAAVPGIKVEWEPVNAFRLATKVDKGEAIVQAMIKGVRQATGRAPRYGGVPGSTDGTILRMELGLPIVTCGPGSRLIPHQVDEYVETQELFEAAKIYAASALKFLEG; from the coding sequence ATGACCGCGCTCAAGCAGATTCTCGCCAAGATCGACGGCGACGAGGTGGTGGAGCTCACCCGCGACCTCGTGCGCATCCCCAGTGTCTACCGCTCCGACGACCCGGACGCCACCGAGGCGCGCGTCGCCGCTCACGTGGAGGCGTGGATGCGGCGCGAGGGCTTCACCGTCGAGGTGCAGCCGGTGGCGCCGGGACGGCCCAACGTGATCGGCACCCTCGGCGAGAAGCGTCCCGGTCAACGCAGCCTCCTGCTGGAAGGTCACACCGACGTCGTGACCGAAGGCGACCCCAAGGCGTGGACGTGGCCGCCCTTCGGCGCGGATCTGGCGAACGGGCGCATCTACGGCCGCGGCGCCGCCGACATGAAGGGCGGGCTCGCGGCGGCCATGGTCGCGGCGGCGGCGTTCCGCCGTGCCGGCGTGGAGCCGCCGGGCAAACTGGTGGTGGGCGCGCTGGTGGACGAGGAGGATCGCATGCTGGGCGCGCGCCACCTCGTGACCACCGCGGTGGGCCGCGAGCTGGATGCGGCGATCATCTGCGAGCCCGAGCAGAACGAGCTCTGCCTCGTGCAGCGTGGTGTCGTCTGGGCGCGCTTTCGCGCGCACGGCAAGATGGCCCACGGCGCCATGCCCGAGGCCGGGCTCAACCCGATCACCGCGCTCGGCGCGGTGATCGATGCGGTCCCTGCCGTCGAACGGCGCATCCGGCGCCGCTGCGAGAAGAGTGCCTATCTCCGGCCGCCCACGGTGACGCCCACGATCATTCAGGGGCCGCCGAAGGGCATTGGCGTGCCGCAGTCCAACGTGATCCCGGCCTTCGGCGAGATGACGCTCGACGTGCGCGTCACGCCGGGCATCGGGGCCGAAGAGCTCCAGGCGGAGATGGAGGGACTCTGCCGCGTCGCCGAGGCCGCGGTCCCCGGCATCAAGGTCGAGTGGGAGCCGGTGAACGCGTTCCGCCTGGCCACGAAGGTGGACAAGGGTGAGGCGATCGTGCAGGCCATGATCAAGGGCGTGCGTCAGGCCACCGGACGCGCCCCTCGCTACGGCGGCGTCCCAGGTTCCACCGACGGGACCATTCTCCGCATGGAGCTGGGCCTGCCCATCGTGACCTGCGGACCCGGCAGCCGGCTGATCCCCCATCAGGTGGACGAGTACGTAGAGACTCAAGAATTGTTTGAAGCGGCGAAGATTTACGCTGCCTCCGCCCTGAAGTTCCTCGAGGGATAG
- a CDS encoding DNA recombination protein RmuC, whose product MSVLEIVLAVLVGGALVVLAWALLETRRQLDAAGRPGGDPVVGLLQQQIEAVRTESRAGQEGLRREVGDLGGRLREDASELRLAVATELKGVSAEVARQLADGMRLIQSAQSTMGERLDRAAKVVGEVQGSLGKLGEATQRVAEVGRDIQGLEQVLRSPKIRGGLGETLLEQVLAQMLPRGHWDLQHGFRTGERVDAVVRVGDRLVSVDAKFPLENFRRMLAESEEEKRRSHRKTFAKDVRMRIDEIAKKYILPDEGTFDFALMYVPAENVYYEIIVKAADEDEPISTYALERRVIPVSPNCFYAYLQVIVLGLRGLGIEASARAIQDNLGRLGGDLARVQEHMTKLGTHLGNAQKQFAEADRSLARFESKLEAIGDGREDADGQRSLLPP is encoded by the coding sequence ATGAGTGTGCTCGAGATCGTCCTCGCCGTGCTGGTGGGTGGGGCCCTCGTCGTGCTTGCCTGGGCGCTACTCGAGACGCGGCGCCAGCTCGACGCGGCCGGCCGCCCAGGAGGGGACCCTGTCGTCGGGCTCCTCCAGCAGCAGATCGAGGCGGTCCGCACGGAAAGCCGCGCCGGACAGGAGGGGCTGCGGCGGGAAGTGGGTGATCTGGGCGGTCGTCTTCGCGAGGACGCGAGCGAGCTCCGCCTCGCCGTTGCCACCGAGCTCAAGGGCGTGAGCGCGGAGGTCGCTCGTCAGCTCGCCGACGGCATGCGGTTGATCCAGTCCGCCCAGAGCACCATGGGCGAGCGGCTCGATCGCGCGGCCAAGGTCGTGGGCGAGGTGCAGGGGAGTCTCGGCAAGCTGGGAGAGGCGACCCAGCGGGTGGCGGAGGTGGGCCGAGACATCCAGGGCCTGGAGCAGGTCCTGCGTTCCCCCAAGATCCGCGGGGGACTCGGCGAAACCCTCCTGGAGCAGGTCCTCGCCCAGATGCTGCCGCGCGGCCATTGGGATCTCCAGCACGGCTTCCGCACCGGGGAGCGGGTGGACGCGGTCGTTCGCGTGGGCGACCGGCTCGTCTCGGTGGACGCCAAGTTTCCGCTGGAGAACTTCCGCCGCATGCTCGCCGAGAGCGAGGAGGAGAAGCGCCGGAGCCACCGGAAGACGTTCGCGAAGGACGTGCGGATGCGCATCGACGAGATCGCGAAGAAGTACATCCTGCCCGACGAGGGCACGTTCGACTTCGCGCTCATGTACGTGCCCGCGGAGAACGTCTACTACGAGATCATCGTGAAGGCCGCCGACGAGGACGAGCCGATCTCGACCTACGCGCTGGAGCGCCGCGTGATCCCGGTGTCGCCCAACTGCTTCTACGCCTATCTGCAGGTGATCGTGCTGGGGCTGCGCGGGCTCGGGATCGAGGCGAGCGCCCGCGCCATCCAGGACAACCTCGGGCGCCTGGGCGGCGACCTCGCGCGCGTCCAGGAGCACATGACGAAGCTGGGGACGCATCTGGGGAATGCCCAGAAGCAGTTCGCGGAAGCCGACCGCAGCCTCGCGCGCTTCGAGTCGAAGCTCGAGGCCATCGGCGATGGGCGCGAGGACGCCGACGGGCAGCGCTCCCTCTTGCCGCCGTGA